A genomic stretch from Coffea arabica cultivar ET-39 chromosome 10c, Coffea Arabica ET-39 HiFi, whole genome shotgun sequence includes:
- the LOC113713297 gene encoding uncharacterized protein isoform X2: MNVLSSQAAGGAAVATVSCTHRCSLQFTNPVPPLFSNRRPPKFPPTNTHNFPRRRTVANAESTTSRPSATPTGPSTPPNSAKEDVPITLVGEQDVPLEGVIQFEKPTSSPSTLISKWGWVALLAGGDALALLLFSAIGRFSHGFDVFDLETLKTADPFMAGWFLSAYFLGGYGEDGRGMNGRSQAITVAAKSWALGIPSTRSLWNGNPLLKLKTHTKLNKSFQNLGCTSRTAKARHETKSRMTISWA, from the exons ATGAATGTTCTGAGCAGCCAAGCTGCAGGCGGAGCAGCAGTGGCGACAGTATCCTGTACCCATCGCTGTTCCCTTCAATTTACAAATCCAGTTCCTCCTCTTTTCTCCAATCGCAGACCACCCAAATTCCCACCCACTAATACTCATAATTTCCCCAGACGCCGCACTGTTGCCAATGCTGAATCCACCACAAGCCGCCCCTCTGCTACTCCTACTGGCCCTTCCACTCCCCCCAATTCCGCCAAAGAGGATGTTCCCATCACTTTGGTGGGCGAACAGGATGTTCCTCTAGAGGGTGTCATTCAATTCGAAAAGCCCACTTCTTCCCCTTCTACCCTCATTTCTAAATGGGG GTGGGTGGCTTTGTTGGCCGGTGGGGATGCGTTGGCATTGCTCTTGTTCTCAGCAATTGGAAGGTTTAGTCATGGCTTTGACGTTTTTGACCTCGAAACGTTGAAGACTGCGGACCCGTTTATGGCTG GGTGGTTCTTGAGTGCTTATTTCCTTGGAGGATATGGGGAAGATGGTCGAGGCATGAATGGCCGGTCTCAAGCTATAACTGTAGCTGCCAAGTCTTGGGCTTTGGGCATTCCG TCTACCCGTTCTCTTTGGAATGGGAATCCTCTCCTCAAGTTGAAGACGCATACAAAGTTGAATAAGTCCTTCCAAAATTTAGGCTGCACCTCAAGGACAGCAAAGGCCAGACATGAAACCAAGAGCAGAATGACCATTAG CTGGGCTTGA
- the LOC113713297 gene encoding uncharacterized protein isoform X3 has translation MNVLSSQAAGGAAVATVSCTHRCSLQFTNPVPPLFSNRRPPKFPPTNTHNFPRRRTVANAESTTSRPSATPTGPSTPPNSAKEDVPITLVGEQDVPLEGVIQFEKPTSSPSTLISKWGWVALLAGGDALALLLFSAIGRFSHGFDVFDLETLKTADPFMAGWFLSAYFLGGYGEDGRGMNGRSQAITVAAKSWALGIPSTRSLWNGNPLLKLKTHTKLNKSFQNLGCTSRTAKARHETKSRMTIRI, from the exons ATGAATGTTCTGAGCAGCCAAGCTGCAGGCGGAGCAGCAGTGGCGACAGTATCCTGTACCCATCGCTGTTCCCTTCAATTTACAAATCCAGTTCCTCCTCTTTTCTCCAATCGCAGACCACCCAAATTCCCACCCACTAATACTCATAATTTCCCCAGACGCCGCACTGTTGCCAATGCTGAATCCACCACAAGCCGCCCCTCTGCTACTCCTACTGGCCCTTCCACTCCCCCCAATTCCGCCAAAGAGGATGTTCCCATCACTTTGGTGGGCGAACAGGATGTTCCTCTAGAGGGTGTCATTCAATTCGAAAAGCCCACTTCTTCCCCTTCTACCCTCATTTCTAAATGGGG GTGGGTGGCTTTGTTGGCCGGTGGGGATGCGTTGGCATTGCTCTTGTTCTCAGCAATTGGAAGGTTTAGTCATGGCTTTGACGTTTTTGACCTCGAAACGTTGAAGACTGCGGACCCGTTTATGGCTG GGTGGTTCTTGAGTGCTTATTTCCTTGGAGGATATGGGGAAGATGGTCGAGGCATGAATGGCCGGTCTCAAGCTATAACTGTAGCTGCCAAGTCTTGGGCTTTGGGCATTCCG TCTACCCGTTCTCTTTGGAATGGGAATCCTCTCCTCAAGTTGAAGACGCATACAAAGTTGAATAAGTCCTTCCAAAATTTAGGCTGCACCTCAAGGACAGCAAAGGCCAGACATGAAACCAAGAGCAGAATGACCATTAG GATTTGA
- the LOC113713297 gene encoding uncharacterized protein isoform X1 — MNVLSSQAAGGAAVATVSCTHRCSLQFTNPVPPLFSNRRPPKFPPTNTHNFPRRRTVANAESTTSRPSATPTGPSTPPNSAKEDVPITLVGEQDVPLEGVIQFEKPTSSPSTLISKWGWVALLAGGDALALLLFSAIGRFSHGFDVFDLETLKTADPFMAGWFLSAYFLGGYGEDGRGMNGRSQAITVAAKSWALGIPLGLIIRAATVRHIPPINFILVTMGSTAVLLIGWRALLFSIFYPDKSKKNDVYRRGSPFELFELLTSLVRRW; from the exons ATGAATGTTCTGAGCAGCCAAGCTGCAGGCGGAGCAGCAGTGGCGACAGTATCCTGTACCCATCGCTGTTCCCTTCAATTTACAAATCCAGTTCCTCCTCTTTTCTCCAATCGCAGACCACCCAAATTCCCACCCACTAATACTCATAATTTCCCCAGACGCCGCACTGTTGCCAATGCTGAATCCACCACAAGCCGCCCCTCTGCTACTCCTACTGGCCCTTCCACTCCCCCCAATTCCGCCAAAGAGGATGTTCCCATCACTTTGGTGGGCGAACAGGATGTTCCTCTAGAGGGTGTCATTCAATTCGAAAAGCCCACTTCTTCCCCTTCTACCCTCATTTCTAAATGGGG GTGGGTGGCTTTGTTGGCCGGTGGGGATGCGTTGGCATTGCTCTTGTTCTCAGCAATTGGAAGGTTTAGTCATGGCTTTGACGTTTTTGACCTCGAAACGTTGAAGACTGCGGACCCGTTTATGGCTG GGTGGTTCTTGAGTGCTTATTTCCTTGGAGGATATGGGGAAGATGGTCGAGGCATGAATGGCCGGTCTCAAGCTATAACTGTAGCTGCCAAGTCTTGGGCTTTGGGCATTCCG CTGGGCTTGATAATAAGAGCAGCAACAGTCAGGCATATTCCGCCAATCAACTTTATCTTAGTAACCATGGGAAGTACTGCTGTGTTACTAATTGGATGGAGAGCACTGTTGTTTAGCATATTCTATCCTGACAAAAGCAAGAAGAATGATGTCTATAGACGGGGGAGCCCTTTTGAACTGTTTGAG TTGCTCACGTCATTGGTGAGAAGGTGGTAG